GCTTTATCAAAGTGTTCCAGAATCACAGATATGGGTAAATTCTTTTCTTCAACGTATTGGATGCAGGTATCATAAGTCTCGGCTAAGGTCATTCCATCATCTAAAACTGTGTTAATAGGTAGCTTAGTTACGTAGAATATATCATCAATACTTGTTGGGTATCCTAGTGCCGTCAATCCATAAGCGATCGCAGTGACATTGCAGCATCTGATTGGCTGTTGAAAAGCTTTGAGTTTAATCGTATGTAAGTCTGTTGTAGTCATGGTGTAATTAAAAAGGTTGGCTAGGAAAACTTATTTGTCACTAGTTTTAGTTAAAGAAATATAGAGCTGCTTAAAATTGGGAGATTTGGCAAGAGATTCTGTATTCTCCCCGGATCATCTGCTGGGGGTAGCCACCAAACTTGACATCAATTAACTGGTAATTTTTACCAGATAAGGTCTTGAGTGCCTTGTCACGAACCAATTTGGCAAGAACTTGACAGGCTTCGGTACGGCTGGGGGCATGATATTTACTCGCTCAAAGTAGTCACAATCACCTGGATAGGTCTGAATTTTAGATTGAGCTGCTGAACCAGAAATTGCCAAAGCAGTTTCTACGACACCAGGGATGTCCTCAAATTCTGCGATTTTGCCAATGGCTCGAAAGCGTGCCAACTCTTGTGGGTCAAAATCCAACATGGTGACTTTGTGTCCAAAAACACCTGTTTCTTTATCCACAACAATATCGCTATCGCCTGTGGCCTCGGTGATATATTTCATCCAACGTTCTAATTCTTGCTCATTGAGTTGAACCCCTAAGCGATTAGCAGACTCCACAATGTGTTGGTATGGATCTACACTTTTGTTTTGTAATGTTGTCATAACTTTATTCTTTTTTAAGATTTACGGTTGTATTTTGCAGGCTATTCAAAACAAGTTTTTGTAATGTTACTAACAAGTTAATAACTAGTTATCTTTCTAAAATTCTTGTTATTTGTCAAGGACAGTTAAGACACTTAAGACAAAGCTAATTGTGAATTTTTGATAACTATCTGTATTTGCAAACTCATTAAATCAGCATTAGTTCATCATTGAAGTCTGTGTAGACATAGTGATTGGCGATCAGCTTTGTGGTATAAGAGAGCGCAACAGTACTTAATTACCACTTCCACGCCATCAAGATTTCATCATCTACACATAACAATTACAAGCGCTGACTATGTACAGTTAGTATCTAAACACACTATAACTATCCTATCCTCAGCACATTCTCCAAGCGATAATACAGCTTAGTTCCAAATTTTTATTCTTTTTTCATGCCCTTTAAGCAACCGTCATCCATCAGACACCAAAAATTTACCCCCATTGGCAAAGTTAACAGCAATCTGCCGCTTCCCTTGAATTAAGAAAGGGATATTATTTCCTACTTCTCTGAGTTCTAGCCGGATATTCCTGGATCTGGCTCCTATCTTCTGCGCTAAATTACTGATGAGGACTTGATTGATGATTTGTGGTCATAGATGATGCTGCGGTAACGATATTTTGGTCTTGAGCTTGTAATTTTAAAAGTTCGGGAATAGTAACAAAGCGATAGCCTTGTTTGCGAAAGCTGCTGATAATTTCTGGTAAAGCTTGCACTGTTTTCGAGCGATTACCACCGCCATCATGCATTAACACAATTCCTCCAGGTCTGGCCTTTCTGAACACATTCCTGATTAATTTCGGTACAGCAGGACGCGAGTAATCAACAGAGTCAGATGACCACAAAATAATGGCGTATTTACTATTTCTAGCATAGTCAACCACCCCATTATGCATGATTCCTCCAGGTGGTCGAAATAAATTTGTTTTCAACCCTGTAGTTTGATAAATAATGTCTGCGGTATGGTCAATTTCATAAGCAGCTGCTTGTGGATTCAAGAATTGATACCAATGATGCCAAGTATGGTTACCAATTACATGACCTTGAGCAATCTCTTGCTTGAGTAAACCTGGATAATTCTTCACATTTTGCCCAATAACAAAAAATGTCCCTTTGATGTGATTTTTTTGGAGGATATCTAGTACTTGTGCTGTACTCCCAGGCCAAGGGCCATCATCAAAAGTCAGAGCAATTACTTTCTGAGAGGGAAGAAGTTTTGCTGCTTGGATTATTGCACCTTTAGACCTTGATGGTATCGGGTAGGAAAAGCCCTTTGCTTGTGCTTGTTGTTCCCAACTTGTGAGCATCGCTGCTTTTAGTTCTTCAATCTGCTCCTGAGTTCCCACCTTAGTGGCTATATTGTTTACATTGATATTTTCTATACTCTGAGCCTCTGAGGAATTTAACTTGATAAGCATTATCGTGCCAACACTCAAACTTGTACCCAAGACAAACAATGTAATCAATGTTCTTTGCAAACTAAAAAATAAGTTATTTTTTTTCACTTCATAGCTCCTTAAAAGCTGAAATTATCTTTTTTCCAAGACTTCAACCAGTTTTTACACTTTTATAAATCTCGCCCCACAAACTACAGCATCATTAATTTATGTATTTTCAAAGTTAGTAAGAAACCTGATTTGGAAAATTGCAACTAGCTTTATATCGATAAATAAAACTCTTTCGGTACAAGTTAAGAGATATTTTGTATGTTAGTTTTTATAGACTATGGCGGGCAAAGATAATATATATATCATTAGAAGTAAAGTAATTTGGCTAAGATTACATCAGTAAACATAGCTAAAAATTGCACATTATATTGACGGAGCCATTGCAAAATCATGACAAAAGTGTGGCCAAAGCAAGTGGTAATGACAGGACTTGCACAGCGTCATACCATTTGATTTTAATAGCCAACTCCGGGACAGGATGACCCCGATACCAAATTTCGGGTTGAACGCATTGAAGTTGTTGGTAGTACAGTTTTTTCACCAGAACAATTTACCGCTATTACAGCTCCCTTTGTGGGGCGGGATCTGACATTTGCGGAATTAGTGCAAGTCAGAGATGCTATCACAAAACTCTACGTTGATCGGGGCTATGTAACTACGAGGGCATTAATTACACCGCAGATATTAGAAGCTGGGGTAATCAAAATTCAGGTAATTGAAGGTAATTTACAAGAAATCAAGATCATCGGCAATAGAAGATTGCACAGTCAATATATTCGCGATCGCATTCAACTAGGTGCTGGAACACCGCTGAATGTGCCGCGTTTACTCTGTTTTTGGTCAGAGGCGATTTACAACTAGCAGCAGATTCCCTAGTACCGTTAGAGCAATTTGGTCTTGGTGGACAGCTTTGTTATAACTTTGCCGATTTGACACGGTTATTGAGAATGATGCAAAATATCAGCCACTCAAAACGCGATGAGAATTTAACTAGCAGATGTTAAAGCGATTGTTGCTTTGATTGGGAAATTAGAAATGCCATCAAGATTTTCAAGTGAGTCCGAATCTTTCTTGCAGAACGCAAGCACTAAGCATTCTTAACAAATTAAAGTCTGCGGTAGCGCGATCGCTCTCACTCATTATAGGTAATTGGTCAAGCAAATTAATTACTGCTGCTTGATCATAAAAGGGTACACGGGACATTACTGAACTCCGTAGTGTATCTTGAATCAGTTGTTGTAATGCTTCATTCGGATTAAAAGTTGAAGGTGGAGCAATAAATGGATGCTTTTGGCGCTTATATACTGTATCTGTGATGAATGGCTTTGCTGCTTCTCGCAAAACATATTTTTCGGTGAGACCACTAATTTTGAGTGAAATGGGAAAGGTGCGAACTAATTCCACAACTTTGTGATCTAAAAAAGGTAGCCGTCCTTCTATGGAATGTGCCATTTCAACACCATCACCCAACATTCGTAATAGGTAATTGGCTAAATTTGTTTTTGACCACAAATAGAGAGATTGATTGACAGGCTCTCTTCCTTTAAGTTGACCTTCGACATCTATTTGATTAAAAAATATGCGATAAATATCACGCTCTTGGAACTCGGAAATCAGTTCTGGCGAATACAAATGAATAGACTTGAGATGTCTTTGAGCAGCAGCTTGCATCCAAGCTGGGGCAAAATTTAACAAGTGTTGAATCGTATTTAATGCTGGAATTATTTGCTCATCAGCAAATAATAAACCTACTGAAACTTGATTCTTCTGTTTCAGGTCTTTTAATAGTAGTTTGATAGTTTCTTCGTCTTCTCCTTCTTGATTAGAGAGTAATTTGTCTTGGCGAAAATGAACGTAACCTCCAAAGATTTCGTCTGAGCCTTCTCCTGTAAGTACAACTTTATAGCCTGCATCTCTAGCAGCACGACTTAACAGATACTTGGCAGTAGTGTTAGCGTTCATACTGAGCATTTCACAATGCCATATCGCGTCAGCAAAATTTTCTGCTATGTCTTTTTGACGAATCTGGATAACTTGAATATTGGCTTTGCAATATGTTGCTGTTTCACGCGCGATCGCTTCTTCGTTATACACTCCTTCTTCAAAAGCAATGGTAAACGCCTGCATAGGTTCAGAGCTATGAGCTGTCGCCATTCCTAGCACCGCAGATGAATCTAAACCACCACTCAAATAACAGCCAACTGGCACATCAGCCCTTAAACGTAGTTGAACAGCTTCATCTAACGTATGACGAAGCTGTTCAATGTAATCTTCTGGAGTATGTAGAGTTAAGGAATCATGCATTTGGGGATAATCAAAATCCCAGTAACGATGCAGTCGAATATCAGAGCGGGATGCTAGCAGAAAATAGCCAGGTGGCACTTGATGCACATTTGCGTATAGAGTGCGGTCTGAAGATAAAACTCCCCAAGTATCTTGCCAGAAAGATTCACGATCCCAATGAGCTGGTACACCTGCGGCAAACAAAGCTTTGACTTCGGAAGCTATGTATAAGGTGTTGTTGTAAATACTGTAATAAAGTGGCTTGATGCCAAAGCGATCGCGTGCTGCAAATAGCACTTCATTACGTTTATCCCAAATTATAAAAGCGAATTCGCCTCGTAAATGATGTAAGCATTGTGTCCCGAATTCATCGTATAAATGCAGAGCAATTTCACTGTCAGAATTGGTTTTTAACTGATATCCTTTTTGTTTTAAATCACGCTGTATCCGCTCGAAGTCATAAAACTCGTTGTTGGCAATTAAATATAAAGTTTCATCATGATTTGTAATTGGCTGTTCGCCTCTCACGAGGTCAATAATACTGAGTCTTCTATGTCCTAAAGCAACTCGTTGATCATGAGAAATCCAGAATTTTTGTCCATCTGGGCCTCGATGCTTTAAGCAATCCATCCCTAATTTTAAAGACGACTCAGAAATTGGTTCCTCTGCTGAAAATAATGCTACTATGCCACACATAAATTAACTTTAACTATATTAGTATCCTTCCTAATAGTGGCAAGCAAAGGAATATAATCATCCTTCTTGAGAAGGGTGTGAAATAACTTTTCAGTTTACTAAATCAGCTAAGGCGGATAAACTTGAACCACAATGGCGACCACGTAATGTTTATTCTTGTTTACTGCGTCGTCCGATTGTGTGTAGTCTATACTACACCTTTACCTGTCCATAAGATTTGGAATGTCTGGATATCTCATCCCAAGAAGTGGTAGCTGCTGGCTTGGATTTGTTAAAAAATTGATTCCAAGGCTTTAAGCTTGATAAGTTAAAGAACAATTTCCTCACCTCGCTCTGTAAAGCGAACTTCTTTAATTTTCCATTGGTTATTACTCGTCAGTGTTTTGCGGACACTGCCAAATAAAGCAAACTGTTCACAACTAGAAAGAGAAGCTATTTGCCGTTTTGACTCAGGAGATATTCGTAAATCAACTGTAGCAATGCCATTTTTGACACTAACACGATACCCAGACAAGCCAAAGTCACTGGTATCTCGTTGAGCTAAAATTTTCCCTACTGCACTTTTTACAGGTTCCTCGGCTGGGACTGCAACCTTTTCTGGAATTAATTTTTGACATTGAACATCGCTTGTGTATAAAGTGACGTTGGTCGTTTTGCTAGTGGCAGCCTGAGAAGTTGAGTCAGGTGTATTTTCGCTTGAGGATTCTTTATTAGGAGATTTAGCTCTTAGCTGGGCTACACTTGGGTTTTGGCTTGGAACTGGTGATGATGCGCTGTTCGGTGTTGTAGTGAGTGGTGGCGATGATGTACTGTTTGGTGTTGTGACAGGTACTGGTGTTTGGCTGCTAATATTACGAGAGGTAGGGCTAGAGTTACAACCGCTGAGGCTGGCTGCGATCGCTACAACAATAAAGGGTAAGAGACATCTTTTGCTAGTGGTGATAATTGTACTCATAATACTGTTTGTTGCTGTATGTTTTTATATAAACTTCAGTGTCTTTGGGATAAATTCCGTATAAATTTATAGTTTATTAAGCAATTATATGTTGTTTTATCTGTCTCCAATTATGCATTACACAGAGACAAAGCAAAGATTCGTGAGAGTAATACCATCAATATAACTAGAAGTCTAAAGGTATAAAGAGAATCAAAAATTAATTCTTTTTACACCCTTACGCCCTTGATTATTGGCTAGCGTAAGTCCTTAATATAAAACTGCTCTAGAGCGAGTCCAGAGCAGTATCAGCATTGAAGAAGAAGATTTTTATACAAATGGCGTGGATTTAGGGGGCTTTACGACGATTTTGGTTTTGTTCCAGAGATGTGTTTACACCGTAGCCTTAGCCAGGAGAGGGATGTCCGTTAGGACAGGATAAGTCAGATCACTTATGTGTACACGGTAGCTTTTTTAAAGAGGGACTAGAGGGGATCTCGATACAACTTGATACTTTACAAGCATCATCTAAGCTCGACTTTATCCATTTTTTCGCAACGCGATACTCTTGCGGAGTCGTTGCAGGAACGCTATCGCTGAAACCTTTGTGGGACAGTAGTTTCACTTTTTTAACTTCATCGATAATCTATGAGGCAGAAAAAGTATTTGCTAAAAAGCCAGGTTTTTTGCCAGAGAAAGAAAACCAAGTTCTTAATTTTGGATAAAGTCGAGCTAAGACGTAAGATGAATACTTGATTTAGCTAACTAATGTATTGACTAAGTTATTGGTCTACTGTTCTAAAGCCAAACTACATTCATGTTGCTAGCCCATTAAGTTCCAAAAATCAAGTTTTGTTAAATTTCTCATCTTACTAAGAATCAAATTTAGTATCCATTATAAAAACTATCTACTCTAATATCCCGCCAAATATCAGAAATCTGCCAGCCTGATTTTCCAACAGATTGAACAAGAGGATTGTCACGCACTGGAATATAGTTATCTTCTTCATCCTCTATGTAAATTGGTTCCTCTTCTTCAATTGGTGGTTCCTCGATATCAATAGTATCGGTACTATCGGCAAAAATATCTTGCTCTTTTAGTAAGTCTATTATGTCTGTCCTTCTGAGGACTGGCTTATCGGATTTTTTGATTAGTTGCATATCCATTGCGATTTTTAGATTGTACAAATTGACAAAAAAACGAGGCTCTGAATATTGATTCAGAAAGAAGCTAATACAGTCTTTCAAGCATCTTCTTCAGTGAGCCGGAAAAGCTTTGATGAGTTTAGTATTGAAAAAATTAAGTTGGATAAACTAGGATACAGTAAATTTCTTAAAAATACGAGTGTCTGCTGAGAAAATTATGGAATTGAAGTCAAGAAATTAAAAAAGCACTTCATACGTTTATTAACCCTCTAATTTCTGCTTTAGCTTATCCTAACCGCATTGCAGTTGCAGAGATTTTTCGATCAAGTATCCCTCTTTCACTTACCGCCCGTTCTAAAGCGGTGTCAAATTTTCAATATTCATCTAGAGTCGTTTTGTATCATTTGACAAATTGACAATTGTGTGGTTTGGATAGATAGGTCATCATTGAGGTCTTGTTTTAGTCTGTGTACATAGTTCGGACAGTCTACACCGAGAAAGCTACTCTTACTGAATAAACCAAAAATAGAAAATTTCTTTTGTGCGTCAGATATACAGCAAATATATAGCAACTTGCTGGAAAGGATGATAAAATTTTGATGAACACGACATAAACTGAACTGTTCAATTCATTAATTCGTTATAAAGGTGATTCATCTGTTAAGGGAACAACAGATGAATTACCTTTTACTTTTAATTAACTAACTTTTAGGTATTTCCTTTTGCTACGCAACGCGATAAGCCCAGCTACATCTGAAGCCCTTTATGGCGATCATATAGAGTAAGAAACCTGCCTATATCGCTAGTTCATCAAGACAATCAGTAATGCCAATTCTTCAAAGATTCAATGCTCAATATTTTTTAACATTAGCTATATGAAAGACCACAACTTAATAATTGACTTACAAAACAAACCTAATCAGTTCACGCAGATTTCGCGATATAGCAAAGTTCCTACCATCAAACATGGAGATATCGAAAGATATGAGTCTGCGATTATGAATGAATATTTAGATTTCCTGAAACTACCCTTATTGCCATGTGATCTAGCAGCTAAAGCGATCGCTCTGAATTTAGATTGCTAACACTCGCTTTCTACCTGCGTTTAACAAATTTCTCTGCGGTAAAGATAGCACCGAAACAGAAAAACCCAACTTACAGAAATGGTGGAATCCTGTAGGCGATCGCAACTCAGTTCAAGCAGATATAAATCCTGAAAGCTTTTATTTAGAAGGTTTAGCAAGATTCTTGGACAACCAACGATAGTTAGTGCTGCTCAAAAGGAGGATAAGGAGACAGGGGCAAAAATAACTAATACCCCAGTCCCCAATCCCCATTGCCCCTTATCCCCAGAGGGGGGTTTGATTTACCCAATCCCCAACCCCTAGTCCAACGCAAGTAGCTTTGACACATCTGCATGTGCTAAGACAACACTAGGTTCACGCTGGAGAGCAGCGTAGTATTTTCTGGCAAATGCATTACCCACCTCTGACGGTACAATCAGCGTACGAGCATCGGTAATCAAAGTTTGAACATTTTCTAGCGATGCGGGTTCATCTGCTGTCAGCATTTGGTCAATTTGTACAATCAGCTCAGAAATACGATGTAGCCAAGCAAATTGTTCATGATTGAGAGCAAGTTCAAGGAGTTCTTTAGTTGATACTCGTCCCTGAACTTGTTCGTAGGCGATGCGTTCTGCGTCAAGCAATACCTTATGAAGGCTTAGTAATTTGTTTCGCAAATCGCGTAGATATTGATGTTGACGTATTCTTTGTACAAGTGTGTTAGAAGTCAATGGAACCCATCCTCTTATGACGAAAGCCTTTAATGGCTTGAATAATTTCTCCTTGAGTATTCATCACAAATAGACTGTGAAGTCAGTCTATAAGCCATCTGTTGTTGCCAGCAAGTTCTTGCTTTGGCGTTTCCGAATATACAACTATTATATGATAAATCTTATATTAGCATATAATGCTATAAGAAATAACATATATAGTTTTGACTACTTTAAAGTTCGGAAAACCGCCTATGTCGCTAGCACACGCAATTCTAGGTCTCCTTCAGCAAGAACAAATGACAGGTTATGACCTGAAAACGAGCTGTTTTGATCAATGCATTGCTCACTTGTGGACAGCAGACCAGGCACAGATTTACAGAACCCTCGATAAACTAGTCGAGCAAGGTTGGATTACTTGTAAAGTTGAGATTCAAAGCGATCGCCCTAACCGTAAGGTCTACAGCATGACCCAAACAGGAAAAGCGGAACTAATCCGTTGGCTTCAATGCCCTCAGCCTTTGCCAACATTAAGAGAACCGTTGCTCGTGCAGTTATTTTTTGGGGCGCAGTTACCAAATGAAGCGCTTATTAAATTGCTAGAGCATCAACTAGTGGCACGCAACCAAAAGTTAGATACTTGTGGCAATATTCAGCTACCAGCACTTGGAGATCAAAGTGCAAATCGTGAAGAGATTATGCAACGGCTTGTACTAGAGTTAGTGATTCGCAGAGAACAGACTTATATTGATTGGCTCAAGACAGCTATTGATGTGATTAGCCACCAGTAGGGAGGGGCCACTGGGAAAACTACTCGTGTCTTTTTTCTCCTAACTCGGCACGCTGTTCAAAGCCCCGCTACCGCTGATAGCACTTTCAAGCTAGAAGTTAATATACTGGTGGGTGAGATAAAACCAAATTATGTAAAGTAAAAAGTTTGTATATTTTCTCTATGCACAAATATTACTTGTCAAGGAACAAAATTGAACTGGAGTAGTAACAGATCAAAACTTCTGGAATTGCTTTATATATGCTTTATATATTTAGTTCGGAATTAGCCTAGCTTATTGATAAGGTAAAAGCCAAAGTCAATCAAAGTAATCAGATAACAGACAGTTTTAACTTCAAGCTTTATGCGTTTTGTTAATATTACTTTAGATAGTTCAGTTTTTTACCACCCACCCAGTGAATAACCTCAATGAAAAAACTAAATATTTCCTAAGCTTAGTAATTTAGCAATGCCTGGTGACAAGCTACTAGCTTGTTCCTAACGGAGACTAAGGCGTAGCTTGCTTCCCCGTAGGAGTACGGCAAGGCTCTGCGATCGCATCTACGCTTTTGTGTGCAGTCTACTCCAAACAGTAAAAATCATAAAAAGACAACAACAGCCAAAAACCATACATTTATTTTATAAATGTCATCTCAAGAACTTTTCAAAGTCTGCTGATTTGAGCAAATTAACACGTTTGTCACACAGCAGTATTAAGTTTAAGTAAATAAGTAAAAAAAGTATGATAAAGTCCGGTAAAGTCATATCTAAAATAAACTTTATAACTTTTTTTTAAAATGAAGCTTGAAGAAGGATTGGTCATTTTAGATGCATTTCTTGAACAAAGCTTAAATGACGTTCAGGAGTTAGTATTTCGCAAAGCTTGGGAAGGGCAAACGTATCCAGAGATAGCAGAAAGCTCTGGTTATGACGCTAACTATATCAAGGATGTTGGTTCTAAGTTATGGAAGTTACTCTCAAATGCCTTTGAGGAAGAAGTAACTAAAAGTAATTTTCGGTCAGTTTTAAGACGACGAGCGCAAAGTAGCGACAGTGGCATTCAGCAAAGAATACCCCAGAATTTACAGGTAGCAGCCTTGAGGGATTATCAAGCATCAGGCAGAGAAACAGTAGAAATTGAGATTCTCTCTGGAGATAGGGGAACATCAAGAACACTTTTGGCTGTGGGGGGACAAGAGGGCAGAAAACTCTCAATGCTTAATCCCGACTTTTTAGACGTTCCTAGTGGATCAGTGCCACTTAATTCCTTTTTTTATATTGAACGTCCTCCGATTGAAGAACGCACTTATGCCGAAATTAAAAAACCAGGGAGCCTAATTCGGATCAAAGCCCCCAATAACATGGGGAAAACCTCCCTGATGCACAGAATTATGGCTTATGCTAGACAGTCTGGAATACACACCGTCCAGATCAATTTGCAGCAGGCGGATAGTCAAGTTTTCACTAGCTTAGAAAAATTCTTACGCTGGTTTTGTGCCAATGTCAGTCGGCAGTTGAATCTAGAACCAAAGCTGGATGATTATTGGGATGAGGATATCGGCAGCAAAGTTAGCTGCACATTATATTTACAAGACTATGTACTGCAAAAAATCGACTTTCCGGTAGTCTTAGCTTTGGATGAAGTGAATCGGATTTTCGAGTATCCAGAAATCTCTGGTGACTTTCTACCGTTACTACGCTCCTGGCATGAAGATGCTTCAGAACTGGATATCTGGCAAAAACTTCGGCTGGTAGTGGTTCATGCTACAGAAGCTTATATTCCGTTAGATATCAATCAGTCGCCGTTCAATGTTGGGCTACCGATTAAGTTACCGGAATTTAGTGTGGAGCAGATGCAAGATTTAGCCATGCGTCATGGGCTAGATTGGGCTAGAGGTGAGGTAGGAGTCCAAAAGCTGGCTGCTCTATTGGCGATGATTGGTGGGCATCCCTATCTAGCTCGGATCGCTTTTTATAACTTGGCACGTCAAGAGATAACTCTAGAGCAACTACTAGAAGAAGCCCCGACAATTGCCGGAATTTATAGCGACTATTTGCGGCATCACCTAGCGAATCTCCAAGAGCATCCTGAATTGGCGATAGCACTCAAACGGGTAGTTACATCGCCAACAAGTGTGCAATTAGAAGCGATCGCTGCCTATAAATTAGAAAGCATGGGTTTGGTGAAACTTGAAGGAAATCAAGCAATGCCTAGTTGTGAGTTGTATCGACTGTATTTTGGCGAGCAATTGGGGTGAGGGAAGAGGCAGGGGGCAGGGGAGCAGGGAGAAACATGAAGATTGAGGCTCAAAAGGTCAACTTTGAAATTTAAAAGGTCAACATCGAGCTTTCAAGAACTATCCCCCCTGTTCCCTGCCCCCTCTTCCCCCTATCCCCCTACCTCTTTTGTTGGAGTTAGCTAAAAGATGAATAAGTACGAATATCAAATCGGCGGCAGTCTGAAAGTAGATGCTCCTAGCTACGTAGAACGACAAGCTGACTTTGAACTTTATAACGCTCTGACACAGGGTGAATTTTGCTATGTATTTAGTTCGCGGCAGATGGGTAAATCTAGCTTGCGATTACGAACCCGGCATCGTTTAGAAAAAGCAGGCTTTAGTTGTGCCTCTATCGACATGACGCGGATCGGCAATGGCAATATTACTCCTTCTCAGTGGTATAAGGGAATAGTAGTTGACTTATTAAGAAGTTTTAACCTCTTTGGCAAAGTTAATATAAAAGCTTGGTGGTCAGAGCGAGAAGATTTATCAGCTTTACAGCGATTGAGCCAATTTGTTGAAGACATTTTGTTAGTCTATCTCAAAAGTGAAAAAATATTTATTTTTGTTGATGAAATTGATAGTGTTCTAGGTCTAAATTTCCCAATTGTTGATTTTTTTGCACTAATTCGGTCTTGCTACAATCAGCGA
This region of Nostoc sp. UHCC 0302 genomic DNA includes:
- a CDS encoding polysaccharide deacetylase family protein, giving the protein MQRTLITLFVLGTSLSVGTIMLIKLNSSEAQSIENINVNNIATKVGTQEQIEELKAAMLTSWEQQAQAKGFSYPIPSRSKGAIIQAAKLLPSQKVIALTFDDGPWPGSTAQVLDILQKNHIKGTFFVIGQNVKNYPGLLKQEIAQGHVIGNHTWHHWYQFLNPQAAAYEIDHTADIIYQTTGLKTNLFRPPGGIMHNGVVDYARNSKYAIILWSSDSVDYSRPAVPKLIRNVFRKARPGGIVLMHDGGGNRSKTVQALPEIISSFRKQGYRFVTIPELLKLQAQDQNIVTAASSMTTNHQSSPHQ
- the asnB gene encoding asparagine synthase (glutamine-hydrolyzing) yields the protein MCGIVALFSAEEPISESSLKLGMDCLKHRGPDGQKFWISHDQRVALGHRRLSIIDLVRGEQPITNHDETLYLIANNEFYDFERIQRDLKQKGYQLKTNSDSEIALHLYDEFGTQCLHHLRGEFAFIIWDKRNEVLFAARDRFGIKPLYYSIYNNTLYIASEVKALFAAGVPAHWDRESFWQDTWGVLSSDRTLYANVHQVPPGYFLLASRSDIRLHRYWDFDYPQMHDSLTLHTPEDYIEQLRHTLDEAVQLRLRADVPVGCYLSGGLDSSAVLGMATAHSSEPMQAFTIAFEEGVYNEEAIARETATYCKANIQVIQIRQKDIAENFADAIWHCEMLSMNANTTAKYLLSRAARDAGYKVVLTGEGSDEIFGGYVHFRQDKLLSNQEGEDEETIKLLLKDLKQKNQVSVGLLFADEQIIPALNTIQHLLNFAPAWMQAAAQRHLKSIHLYSPELISEFQERDIYRIFFNQIDVEGQLKGREPVNQSLYLWSKTNLANYLLRMLGDGVEMAHSIEGRLPFLDHKVVELVRTFPISLKISGLTEKYVLREAAKPFITDTVYKRQKHPFIAPPSTFNPNEALQQLIQDTLRSSVMSRVPFYDQAAVINLLDQLPIMSESDRATADFNLLRMLSACVLQERFGLT
- a CDS encoding sporulation/spore germination protein; translation: MSTIITTSKRCLLPFIVVAIAASLSGCNSSPTSRNISSQTPVPVTTPNSTSSPPLTTTPNSASSPVPSQNPSVAQLRAKSPNKESSSENTPDSTSQAATSKTTNVTLYTSDVQCQKLIPEKVAVPAEEPVKSAVGKILAQRDTSDFGLSGYRVSVKNGIATVDLRISPESKRQIASLSSCEQFALFGSVRKTLTSNNQWKIKEVRFTERGEEIVL
- a CDS encoding PadR family transcriptional regulator; amino-acid sequence: MSLAHAILGLLQQEQMTGYDLKTSCFDQCIAHLWTADQAQIYRTLDKLVEQGWITCKVEIQSDRPNRKVYSMTQTGKAELIRWLQCPQPLPTLREPLLVQLFFGAQLPNEALIKLLEHQLVARNQKLDTCGNIQLPALGDQSANREEIMQRLVLELVIRREQTYIDWLKTAIDVISHQ
- a CDS encoding AAA-like domain-containing protein — protein: MKLEEGLVILDAFLEQSLNDVQELVFRKAWEGQTYPEIAESSGYDANYIKDVGSKLWKLLSNAFEEEVTKSNFRSVLRRRAQSSDSGIQQRIPQNLQVAALRDYQASGRETVEIEILSGDRGTSRTLLAVGGQEGRKLSMLNPDFLDVPSGSVPLNSFFYIERPPIEERTYAEIKKPGSLIRIKAPNNMGKTSLMHRIMAYARQSGIHTVQINLQQADSQVFTSLEKFLRWFCANVSRQLNLEPKLDDYWDEDIGSKVSCTLYLQDYVLQKIDFPVVLALDEVNRIFEYPEISGDFLPLLRSWHEDASELDIWQKLRLVVVHATEAYIPLDINQSPFNVGLPIKLPEFSVEQMQDLAMRHGLDWARGEVGVQKLAALLAMIGGHPYLARIAFYNLARQEITLEQLLEEAPTIAGIYSDYLRHHLANLQEHPELAIALKRVVTSPTSVQLEAIAAYKLESMGLVKLEGNQAMPSCELYRLYFGEQLG